The Glycine soja cultivar W05 chromosome 3, ASM419377v2, whole genome shotgun sequence genome window below encodes:
- the LOC114406583 gene encoding nascent polypeptide-associated complex subunit alpha-like protein 1 isoform X1: protein MTAQTQEELLAADLEQQKIHDDEPVVEDDDEDDEDDDDEDDDNVEEGDASGRSKQTRSEKKSRKAMLKLGMKPVTGVSRVTVKKSKNILFVISKPDVFKSPTSDTYIIFGEAKIEDLSSQLQTQAAEQFKAPNVSNDGSKPETSAAAAQDDEDVDETGVDPKDIELVMTQAGVLRSRAVKALKAANGDIVAAIMELTN, encoded by the exons ATGACTGCTCAGACCCAAGAGGAGCTTCTTGCGGCCGACCTTGAGCAACAAAAGATCCAT GATGATGAGCCTGTAGTTGAGGATGATGATGAGGATGACGAAGATGACGACGATGAGGATGACGACAATGTTGAAG AAGGTGATGCATCTGGTAGGTCCAAGCAGACCAGAAGCGAAAAGAAGAGTCGCAAGGCAATGCTCAAACTTGGAATGAAACCTGTCACAGGTGTCAGTCGTGTGACTGTTAAGAAGAGCAAAAAT ATCCTGTTTGTTATATCAAAACCAGATGTTTTCAAGAGCCCGACTTCTGACACATACATTATATTCGGCGAAGCCAAGATTGAAGACTTGAGCTCACAGCTACAAACTCAGGCAGCAGAGCAATTCAAGGCTCCTAATGTGAGCAATGATGGATCGAAGCCTGAAACCTCTGCTGCTGCTGCTCAAGACGACGAGGATGTCGACGAGACTGGTGTAGATCCCAAGGATATAGAGCTGGTGATGACTCAAGCTGGTGTGTTGAGATCAAGAGCTGTTAAGGCTCTCAAAGCTGCCAATGGCGACATTGTTGCTGCCATTATGGAGCTAACTAATTGA
- the LOC114406583 gene encoding nascent polypeptide-associated complex subunit alpha-like protein isoform X2 — MTAQTQEELLAADLEQQKIHDDEPVVEDDDEDDEDDDDEDDDNVEGDASGRSKQTRSEKKSRKAMLKLGMKPVTGVSRVTVKKSKNILFVISKPDVFKSPTSDTYIIFGEAKIEDLSSQLQTQAAEQFKAPNVSNDGSKPETSAAAAQDDEDVDETGVDPKDIELVMTQAGVLRSRAVKALKAANGDIVAAIMELTN; from the exons ATGACTGCTCAGACCCAAGAGGAGCTTCTTGCGGCCGACCTTGAGCAACAAAAGATCCAT GATGATGAGCCTGTAGTTGAGGATGATGATGAGGATGACGAAGATGACGACGATGAGGATGACGACAATGTTGAAG GTGATGCATCTGGTAGGTCCAAGCAGACCAGAAGCGAAAAGAAGAGTCGCAAGGCAATGCTCAAACTTGGAATGAAACCTGTCACAGGTGTCAGTCGTGTGACTGTTAAGAAGAGCAAAAAT ATCCTGTTTGTTATATCAAAACCAGATGTTTTCAAGAGCCCGACTTCTGACACATACATTATATTCGGCGAAGCCAAGATTGAAGACTTGAGCTCACAGCTACAAACTCAGGCAGCAGAGCAATTCAAGGCTCCTAATGTGAGCAATGATGGATCGAAGCCTGAAACCTCTGCTGCTGCTGCTCAAGACGACGAGGATGTCGACGAGACTGGTGTAGATCCCAAGGATATAGAGCTGGTGATGACTCAAGCTGGTGTGTTGAGATCAAGAGCTGTTAAGGCTCTCAAAGCTGCCAATGGCGACATTGTTGCTGCCATTATGGAGCTAACTAATTGA
- the LOC114406584 gene encoding transcription elongation factor SPT6 homolog, protein MAKGVISDEEDDVELDEEEREPVDGDELEEGREDNEDEDEEEEGQDEYENDGFIVDDIEDEEEQDEEEERAESDEERPKKKKRKKKEEYVLDEDDYELLEDNNINIHRRKESKKFKRLKKGRRDIEEEPSGLSDEEELVGSGKAGRTAEEKLKRSLFGDDEGAPLEDIAEEEEQGEEEEDADIGEDDEMADFIVDEEEVDENGAPMRQRKLKKKKTRQAPGVSSSALQEAQELFGDPDELILNRQKNLEMSEFRETRLEDEFEPIVLSEKYMTEKDDWIRELDIPERMQVSDESTGTPPVDASSIDEESQWICKQLKNGTIPWIPKKISNSQNNEEDDLPVDKDDIIRFLELHHVQKLDIPFIAMYRKEDCLSLLKDLEHPEAGDDNWDKNDKTPTLKWHKVLWALQDLDKKWLLLQKRKSALQSYYNKRFEEESRRVYDETRLNLNRQLFESVMRSLKEAGSEREVDDVDSKFNLHFPPGEAGVDEGQYKRPKRKSMYSTFSKAGLWEVASRFGCSPEQLGLCLTEVNLQELEDPKETPEEMASNFTCAMYDTPEEVLKCARHMAAVEISCEPSIRKHVRSHFLDHAVVSTCPTADGNTTIDSFHQFAGVKWLREKPLSKFEDVQWLLIHKAEEEKLIQVTIKLPEQYLNKLIDQFNEYYISDSVSRSAQLWNDQRKLILHDAIFRFLLPSMEKEARGVLASKAKNWLLMEYGKALWTKVAVGPYQQKENDLGSDDEAAPRVMACCWGPGKPLTTFVMLDSSGEVLDVLYTGSLTFRSQNVNDQQRKKNDQERVLKFMTDHQPHVVVLGAVNLSCTRLKEDIYEVIFKMVEENPRDVGHEMDGLSIVYGDESLPRLYENSRISSEQLPSQQGIVRRAVALGRYLQNPLAMVATLCGPRKEILSWKLSPLESFLNPDDKFAMVEQIMVDVTNQVGLDINLAISHEWLFAPLQFISGLGPRKAASLQRSLVRAGAIFTRKDFLTEHKLGKKVFVNAVGFLRVRRSGLAASSSQFIDLLDDTRIHPESYILAQELAKDVYEEDGTGDANDDDDALEMAIEHVRDRPSYLKNLDVEEYASGKKRQNKIQTFYDIKRELIQGFQDWRKQYEEPSQDEEFYMISGETEETLAEGKIVQVTVRRVQAQKAICGLESGMTGILLKEDYTDDWRDVIELSDRLHEGDMLTCKIKSIQKNRYQVFLVCKDSEMRSNRLQNNRDIDPYYHEDRSCFQSDQDKARKEKELAKKHFKPRMIVHPRFQNITADEAMEFLSDKDPGESIIRPSSRGPSYLTLTLKINDGVYAHKDIVEGGKEHKDITSLLRIGKTLKIGEDTFEDLDEVMDRYVDPLVAHLKSMLNYRKFRKGTKAEVDELLRMEKAEYPMRIVYSFGISHEHPGTFILTYIRSTNPHHEYIGLYPKGFRFRKKMFEDIDRLVAYFQRHIDDPQHDSAPSIRSVAAMVPMRSPAAGGSSGASVGSGWGGGSNSEGGGWRGHSYDRGDRSSTPGSRTGRGEYRNNGNQDEHPSGVPRPYGGGRGRGRGRGRGSYNNRGDNSNNERQDSGYGGRWGSNNTKDSDDGLSNFPGAKVQNSPGREAFPGGWGGGGGSGGGSSGWGGGGGGASNSDNGGWGGQASGGAGPSDGEQGSSGWGSAPKKAASGNGWGSGNSGGRGW, encoded by the exons ATGGCCAAAGGCGTAATCTCGGATGAAGAAG ACGACGTCGAACTCGACGAGGAAGAGAGGGAACCCGTCGACGGTGACGAATTGGAAGAGGGTCGCGAGGACAACGAAGACGAGGACGAAGAAGAGG AAGGGCAGGATGAATACGAAAATGATGGGTTTATAGTGGACGACATTGAGGACGAAGAGGAGcaggatgaagaagaagagagagcaGAAAGTGATGAGGAGCGaccgaagaagaaaaagaggaagaaaaa GGAGGAGTATGTCCTTGATGAAGATGATTATGAATTGCTGGAGGACAATAATATCAATATCCATCGTCGGAAG GAGAGCAAAAAGTTCAAGCGGCTGAAAAAAGGCAGGAGGGATATTGAGGAGGAGCCCTCTGGGCTGTCTGATGAGGAGGAGCTTGTTGGAAGTGGTAAAGCTGGGCGAACTGCTGAGGAGAAGCTTAAACGCAGTTTATTTGGTGATGATGAAG GAGCTCCACTTGAAGACATTGCTGAAGAGGAGGAGCaaggagaagaggaagaggatgcTGACATTGGAGAAGATGATGAAATGGCTGACTTCATTGTGGATGAAGAAGAAGTTGATGAGAATGGGGCTCCTATgag GCAGAGGAAgctgaagaaaaagaaaactaggCAGGCTCCTGGAGTCTCTTCTTCAGCTCTACAAGAAGCTCAAGAATTATTTGGTGATCCAGATGAGTTGATTCTGAATCGCCAGAAAAATCTAGAAATGAGTGAATTTAGAGAGACTAGACTTGAAGATGAATTTGAGCCTATTGTTCTTTCTGAGAAATATATGACAGAGAAGGATGACTGGATTAGGGAGCTTGATATTCCTGAGAGAATGCAG gtATCTGATGAAAGTACTGGTACTCCTCCGGTGGATGCAAGTAGTATAGATGAAGAGAGTCAATGGATTTGTAAGCAACTTAAAAATGGAACAATTCCTTGGATTCCCAAGAAGATTTCAAACTCCCAGAATAATGAAGAGGATGACCTACCAGTTGACAAGGATGATATTATCAGATTTTTGGAACTGCATCATGTGCAAAAGTTAGAT ATTCCTTTTATTGCTATGTATCGGAAGGAGGACTGCTTAAGCCTATTAAAAGACCTAGAGCACCCTGAAGCTGGTGATGATAATTGGGATAAGAATGACAAGACACCTACTCTGAAATGGCACAAG GTACTTTGGGCTCTTCAGGACTTGGACAAGAAGTGGTTGCTTCTTCAGAAGCGGAAGAGTGCCCTCCAGTCATACTATAATAAACGGTTTGAAGAAGAGTCCCGTCGTGTGTATGATGAAACAAGACTAAACTTGAATCGTCAATTGTTTGAATCAGTTATGAGATCGCTGAAGGAAGCAGGATCTGAGAGGGAGGTTGATGATGTTGACTCCAAGTTCAACTTGCATTTCCCACCAGGCGAAGCTGGTGTTGATGAAGGACAATACAAGAGGCCAAAAAGGAAGTCAATGTATAGCACTTTCAGTAAGGCTGGTCTTTGGGAGGTTGCAAGCAGGTTTGGGTGTAGTCCTGAGCAACTTGGATTATGCCTAACTGAAGTTAACCTG CAAGAGTTGGAAGATCCAAAGGAAACACCAGAAGAGATGGCTTCTAACTTTACATGTGCTATGTATGATACCCCTGAAGAAGTACTTAAATGTGCCAGGCACATG GCTGCTGTTGAGATAAGTTGTGAGCCTAGCATTAGGAAACATGTTCGCAGCCACTTTCTTGACCATGCAGTTGTGTCAACTTGTCCTACTGCTGATGGAAATACAACAATAGATTCTTTCCATCAGTTTGCTGGGGTGAAGTGGCTGCGGGAGAAGCCTTTGTCTAAGTTTGAAGATGTGCAATGGCTCCTTATACACAAGGCAGAAGAGGAGAAACTCATTCAAGTTACTATTAAACTGCCTGAGCAGTATCTTAATAAGTTAATAGACCAATTCAATGAATATTATATTAGTGACAGTGTTAGCAGATCTGCTCAGCTGTGGAATGATCAGAGGAAGTTGATACTGCATGATGCCATTTTTCGATTCCTTTTACCTTCAATGGAAAAAGAGGCAAGAGGTGTCCTGGCAAGTAAAGCCAAGAATTGGTTACTTATGGAATATGGGAAGGCCTTATGGACTAAGGTTGCCGTGGGACCTTACCAACAGAAGGAAAATGATCTTGGCTCAGATGATGAGGCTGCTCCTCGGGTTATGGCATGCTGTTGGGGCCCTGGAAAGCCGCTAACAACTTTTGTCATGTTAGATTCATCGGGTGAAGTGCTTGATGTTCTTTACACTGGGTCACTTACTTTTAGGTCCCAGAATGTTAATGACCAACAACGGAAGAAGAATGACCAGGAACGGGTGTTAAAGTTTATGACCGATCACCAACCGCATGTTGTTGTTTTAGGAGCAGTTAACTTGTCTTGCACCCGTTTGAAGGAAGATATATACGAG GTCATTTTTAAGATGGTGGAGGAAAATCCTAGAGATGTTGGGCACGAAATGGATGGGCTCAGCATTGTCTATGGAGATGAATCTCTTCCTCGTCTTTATGAAAATTCTCGAATTTCCTCTGAACAACTTCCTTCACAACAAG GTATAGTGAGGCGAGCAGTTGCTCTTGGACGTTATCTCCAGAACCCATTGGCAATGGTTGCAACATTATGTGGACCTAGAAAGGAAATATTGTCATGGAAACTGAGCCCTTTGGAGAGTTTTCTCAACCCAGATGATAAATTTGCAATGGTTGAGCAGATTATGGTAGATGTGACCAATCAGGTTGGCTTAGACATTAATTTAGCAATAAGTCATGAATGGTTATTTGCTCCATTACAATTTATTTCTGGGCTTGGTCCACGGAAGGCTGCATCCTTACAGAGATCCCTTGTAAGAGCTGGTGCAATTTTTACTCGGAAGGACTTTCTGACTGAACATAAACTTGGTAAAAAGGTGTTTGTCAATGCGGTTGGTTTCTTGCGTGTCCGGCGAAGTGGTTTAGCTGCTAGCAGCAGCCAATTTATCGATTTGCTGGATGATACAAGAATTCATCCTGAATCTTATATTCTTGCACAAGAGTTGGCCAAAGATGTGTATGAAGAAGATGGCACAGGTGAtgcaaatgatgatgatgatgcactGGAGATGGCCATAGAGCATGTGAGAGACCGACCTAGTTATTTGAAAAACCTTGATGTTGAGGAATATGCTTCTGGGAAAAAACGTCAGAACAAAATACAAACTTTCTATGACATAAAAAGAGAATTGATTCAAGGTTTTCAGGATTGGCGTAAGCAATATGAAGAACCAAGTCAAGATGAGGAATTCTATATGATTTCAGGTGAGACTGAAGAGACCCTTGCTGAAGGCAAAATCGTTCAAGTCACAGTTCGGAGAGTGCAAGCCCAGAAAGCAATATGTGGGCTTGAATCTGGAATGACCGGAATCCTCTTGAAAGAAGACTATACAGATGACTGGAGAGATGTAATTGAATTGTCTGATAGGCTACATGAAGGTGACATGCTCACTTGTAAAATTAAGTCAATTCAAAAGAATAGGTATCAAGTCTTCCTTGTATGTAAGGATAGTGAAATGAGAAGTAATCGGTTACAGAATAACCGTGATATTGACCCTTATTACCATGAGGACCGGAGCTGTTTTCAGAGTGATCAAGACAAAGCTCGGAAAGAAAAGGAGCTTGCAAAGAAGCATTTCAAGCCAAGGATGATTGTTCATCCACGCTTTCAGAACATAACTGCCGATGAAGCAATGGAG TTCTTGTCTGACAAAGATCCTGGAGAAAGTATTATCCGTCCTAGTTCACGAGGACCTTCATATCTTACTTTAACTCTTAAAATTAATGATGGAGTATATGCCCATAAGGATATAGTTGAAGGTGGGAAGGAACACAAGGACATAACAAGCTTACTCCGAATCGGGAAGACACTAAAAATTGGAGAGGACACTTTTGAGGACTTAGATGAG GTTATGGACCGCTATGTTGATCCCTTGGTGGCTCACTTAAAGTCAATGTTAAACTATCGCAAATTCCGAAAGGGTACAAAAGCAGAAGTTGATGAACTTTTGAGGATGGAGAAAGCTGAGTATCCTATGCGCATAGTCTATAGTTTTGGCATCTCCCATGAACATCCTGGCACATTTATATTAACTTATATAAGAAGTACAAATCCACACCATGAGTACATTGGGCTTTACCCAAAAGGATTCAGGTTTAGGAAAAAGATGTTTGAGGACATTGATAGGCTTGTAGCATATTTTCAGAGACATATTGATGATCCCCAGCATGATTCAGCCCCTTCCATTAGATCTGTTGCTGCTATGGTACCAATGCGAAGCCCTGCAGCTGGTGGCTCATCAGGGGCATCTGTGGGTAGTGGCTGGGGTGGTGGCTCAAACAGTGAGGGTGGTGGCTGGAGAGGTCACTCTTATGATAGGGGGGATCGATCATCTACACCTGGTTCCAGGACAG GACGGGGTGAATACAGAAACAATGGGAATCAGGACGAACATCCTAGTGGAGTGCCTCGTCCATATGGTGGTGGAAGAGGGCGTGGACGTGGTCGTGGTCGAGGTTCTTATAACAATAGAGGAGACAACTCCAATAATGAAAGGCAGGACTCTGGTTATGGGGGCAGATGGGGTTCTAATAATACAAAGGACTCGGATGATGGTTTAAGCAATTTTCCAGGGGCCAAGGTTCAGAATTCTCCTGGAAGGGAAGCTTTTCCTGGTGGTtggggtggtggtggtggaagcgGTGGAGGCAGTAGTGGTTGGGGAGGGGGAGGAGGTGGAGCTAGTAACAGTGACAATGGTGGCTGGGGGGGACAAGCGAGTGGTGGTGCTGGTCCAAGTGATGGTGAACAAGGAAGCTCTGGCTGGGGATCTGCCCCCAAGAAAGCAGCATCAGGGAACGGATGGGGATCTGGAAATTCTGGCGGCCGTGGTTGGTGA